In Molothrus aeneus isolate 106 chromosome 4, BPBGC_Maene_1.0, whole genome shotgun sequence, the following are encoded in one genomic region:
- the EREG gene encoding proepiregulin, translating to MDAGCLWARSLLLFLGYLLQAVQGTTVIPLCGPGEMENCTTALIQTENSPRVAQVGITRCKPEMKDYCFHGQCVYIVDLDEHYCRCDVGFSGVRCVHSELVRQPLSKEYVALTVIVVLLFLAALSLAAYYICRRYRSKRRQTNASEYKEVGAL from the exons GTTACCTATTGCAAGCAGTCCAGGGCACAACAGTGATCCCGTTATGTGGGCCTGGTGAAATGGAGAACTGCACAACAGCACTCA TCCAGACAGAGAACAGCCCACGTGTGGCCCAAGTTGGGATAACGAGATGCAAGCCAGAAATGAAGGACTACTGCTTCCATGGGCAGTGTGTGTACATTGTGGACTTGGATGAGCACTACTGCAG GTGTGACGTGGGTTTCTCGGGGGTGCGCTGCGTGCACTCGGAGCTGGTGCGGCAGCCCCTCAGCAAGGAGTACGTGGCGCTGACCGTCATCGTGGTCCTGCTCTTCCTTGCTGCCCTCTCCCTCGCCGCCTACTACATCTGCAGAAG GTACCGCAGCAAGCGGAGACAGACAAACGCCAGTGAATACAAGGAAGTTGGTGCCCTAtag